The Miscanthus floridulus cultivar M001 chromosome 7, ASM1932011v1, whole genome shotgun sequence genome includes a region encoding these proteins:
- the LOC136462948 gene encoding uncharacterized protein — MQADFVRKRLALKHGYIDPSPIASINFNYPKEWKLDCKELGAGKTLKEKEDIRNKKILEESLKVVAYIALCFKNLQQHDNIWIPYHFNDHWICIGVRLSHSMAWVFDSVDFPVETYKDFIAIVKTAFRHYVQEHKGRHHPNRKEKLYVKTLCACPKQKPGILHCGYYTCIMMSTIGGYDRNPNLLEKDKDTRRNPYKDDELLEMVGDLCNFIMD, encoded by the exons atgcaagcagACTTTGTGAGAAAGAGGCTAGCTCTGAAAcatgggtatatagacccttcacctatagcatcaataaattttaattatcctaaagagtggaaactagattgcaaagaactaggagctggaaagacacttaaggagaaagaggatatcaggaacaagaaaatattggaagagtccctcaaggttgtggcatacattgccctatgttttaaaaatctccaacaacacgataatatatggataccataccacttcaa cgatcactggatttgcataggcgtcaggctctcacatagcatggcatgggtctttgattcagtgGATTTCCCAGTtgagacatacaaagacttcatagcgattgtcaagac ggcattcaggcactatgtccaggaacataaggggaggcatcatccaaataggaaggaaaaattgtatgtcaaaactctatgtgcg tgccccaagcagaagcctgggattttacattgtggatactacacatgtattatgatgagtaccatcggtggctacgacagaaaccccaatctg ttggagaaagataaagacacaagaaggaacccatacaaggatgatgagctcttagagatggtcggcgacctttgcaacttcataatggactag